A single window of Magnetococcus marinus MC-1 DNA harbors:
- the rny gene encoding ribonuclease Y: MDILLLMVGLLLGAGGVFVMLRNQSNQALVERDARIDLLQKQAQEQVRNAAKEVELAMKGERIQIREELESELRSRREEVDSHQVRLDKRESQLDRKIEQVDRRDQELDQRRGQLDKEQKKVEERQQHFERLIVDADKKLEEIAGLTRDEAKSRIQAELVDRARHEASRQLKQIEDDTRAQAQKKAQEVICSAIQRFAGEFVVDRTVSVVQLPTDEMKGRIIGREGRNIRALEAATGCDLIIDDTPEAVVISGFNPVRRQVARRALEELVGDGRIHPARIEEVVRKARKVVSQEIREAGEQAVYDVGISNMHPEIIKLLGTLKFRTSYTQNVLAHSVEVAHFAGIMAEEMGLDGKLARRCGLLHDIGKAVDHDNPGSHAVLGGELCKKYKEDDTVTNAVWSHHFDIEPNSVYGPLTNAADALSAARPGARRENVETYIRRLEELERIATEFKGVEKAYAIQAGRELRVMVAYDRVNDEGSMLLAREIAQQVESEMTYPGEIKVTVIREMRASEIAR, translated from the coding sequence ATGGATATTCTTCTGTTGATGGTCGGCTTGCTGCTGGGGGCGGGCGGTGTCTTTGTGATGCTGCGCAATCAGAGCAATCAGGCCCTGGTTGAGCGGGATGCCCGCATCGATCTGTTGCAGAAACAAGCCCAAGAGCAGGTCAGAAATGCCGCCAAAGAGGTGGAGCTGGCCATGAAGGGTGAACGCATACAGATTCGTGAAGAGTTGGAATCTGAACTCAGAAGCCGCCGGGAAGAGGTGGATAGCCACCAAGTGCGCTTAGATAAACGTGAAAGCCAGTTGGATCGCAAGATTGAGCAGGTGGATAGACGGGATCAGGAGCTGGACCAACGGCGTGGTCAGTTGGATAAAGAGCAGAAAAAGGTTGAAGAACGGCAGCAGCACTTTGAGCGGTTGATTGTGGATGCGGATAAAAAGCTCGAAGAGATTGCTGGGCTTACGCGGGATGAGGCGAAAAGTCGCATTCAAGCTGAACTGGTGGATCGAGCAAGGCATGAGGCGTCGCGCCAGCTCAAGCAAATTGAGGATGATACCCGCGCCCAAGCGCAAAAGAAGGCACAAGAGGTTATTTGTAGTGCCATTCAACGGTTTGCCGGTGAGTTTGTGGTGGATCGCACGGTTTCGGTGGTGCAGTTGCCCACCGATGAGATGAAAGGACGCATCATTGGCCGTGAGGGACGCAACATTCGGGCTTTGGAGGCCGCCACGGGTTGCGACCTGATTATTGATGACACCCCAGAAGCAGTGGTTATCTCTGGTTTTAACCCGGTACGTCGTCAGGTGGCGCGTCGCGCTTTGGAAGAGCTGGTGGGGGATGGACGTATTCACCCGGCCCGCATTGAAGAGGTGGTGCGCAAGGCGCGTAAGGTGGTGAGTCAGGAGATCCGTGAAGCAGGGGAGCAAGCGGTCTACGATGTGGGTATCAGCAATATGCACCCGGAGATTATCAAGCTGCTGGGGACTTTAAAATTTCGCACCTCGTATACGCAAAATGTGCTGGCCCACTCGGTGGAGGTGGCCCACTTTGCCGGGATTATGGCCGAAGAGATGGGTTTGGATGGCAAGTTGGCGCGGCGCTGTGGCCTGTTGCATGACATCGGCAAAGCGGTGGACCATGATAATCCGGGCAGTCACGCGGTGTTGGGTGGTGAGCTGTGTAAAAAATATAAAGAGGATGACACCGTTACTAATGCGGTGTGGTCGCACCATTTTGATATTGAGCCCAACTCGGTGTATGGGCCATTGACCAATGCGGCGGACGCCCTATCGGCGGCCCGCCCAGGGGCGCGTCGTGAGAATGTGGAGACCTATATTCGACGTTTGGAAGAGTTGGAGCGCATTGCCACCGAGTTTAAAGGGGTGGAGAAGGCGTATGCCATTCAGGCCGGGCGTGAGTTGCGGGTGATGGTTGCCTATGATCGGGTGAATGACGAGGGTTCGATGCTGTTAGCCCGTGAGATTGCCCAACAGGTCGAGTCGGAGATGACCTATCCCGGTGAGATCAAGGTAACGGTGATTCGGGAGATGCGGGCCTCGGAGATTGCTCGATAG